A DNA window from Oenanthe melanoleuca isolate GR-GAL-2019-014 chromosome 11, OMel1.0, whole genome shotgun sequence contains the following coding sequences:
- the LOC130258006 gene encoding C-factor-like, with product MAELSVRSVLVTGANRGLGLGLVQHFLRMPKPPQWIFAGCRDPKGQRAQELQNLASKHPNIIIIPLEVADPTSIKAAAAKVGEHLGGSGLNLLINNAGIARPKSIDNETLETMCEVYTTNTIGPLLMGQAFLPLLKKAAQGSPGSGLSCSKAAIINMSSYAGSIEDMYVWEFGQVVSYRCSKAALNMLSKCQSLAYKEHGILCIALHPGWVQTDMGGGGSFKPPLTVDDSVQGMLKVLSSISEKETGTFLDWEGKVIPW from the exons atggcagagctcagtgtcCGCTCCGTTCTGGTCACTGGGGCCAACCGAGGCCTCGGCCTGGGACTCGTCCAGCATTTCCTGAGGATGCCAAAACCACCACAGTGGATCTTTGCAGGCTGCCGGGACCCCAAGGGACAGagagcacag GAGTTACAGAATTTGGCCTCCAAGCACCCcaacatcatcatcatcccgCTCG AAGTTGCCGACCCCACCAGCAtcaaggcagctgcagccaaggttggggagcacctggggggctctgggctcaACCTCCTCATCAACAACGCCGGAATTGCAAGGCCAAAATCGATTGATAATGAGACACTGGAGACTATGTGTGAGGTTTACACCACCAACACCATTGGACCCTTGCTGATGGGCCAG GCGTTTCTGCCCTTGCTGAAGaaggctgcccaggggagcccaggctcagggctgagctgcagcaaggcTGCCATCATCAATATGTCCAGCTACGCAGGCTCCATTGAGGATATGTATGTATGGGAGTTTGGACAAGTTGTCTCCTACCGCTGCAGCAAG GCTGCTCTGAACATGCTGAGCAAGTGCCAGTCCCTGGCGTACAAGGAGCACGGCATCCTCTGCATCGCTCTCCACCCTGGCTGGGTGCAAACCGACATGGGGGGCGGAGGGTCATTTAAG CCGCCCCTGACAGTGGATGACAGCGTGCAAGGGATGCTGAAGGTGCTGTCCTCCATCTCTGAGAAGGAGACCGGTACCTTCCTGGACTGGGAAGGGAAGGTCATACCCTGGTGA
- the LOC130258009 gene encoding C-factor-like produces the protein MAELSVRSVLVTGANRGLGLGLVQHFLRMPKPPQWIFAGCRDPKGQRAQELQNLASKHPNIIIIPLEVADPTSIKAAAAKVGEHLGDSGLNLLINNAGILKTNTLDAETLEDMSEVYTTNTIGPLLMGQAFLPLLKKAAQGSPGSGLSCSKAAIINISSTGGSIGALLTWNRIQATSYRCSKAALNMLSKCQSLAYKEHGILCVALHPGWVQTDLGSAVGKPPVTVDDSVQGMLKVLSSLSEKDTGTFLDWEGKVIPW, from the exons atggcagagctcagtgtcCGCTCCGTTCTGGTCACTGGGGCCAACCGAGGCCTCGGCCTGGGACTCGTCCAGCATTTCCTGAGGATGCCAAAACCACCACAGTGGATCTTTGCAGGCTGCCGGGACCCCAAAGGACAGagagcacag GAGTTACAGAATTTGGCCTCCAAGCACCCcaacatcatcatcatcccgCTCG AAGTTGCCGACCCCACCAGCAtcaaggcagctgcagccaaggTTGGGGAGCACCTGGGGGACTCTGGGCTCAACCTCCTCATCAACAATGCTGGAATTCTGAAAACGAACACACTTGATGCTGAGACACTGGAGGACATGAGTGAGGTTTACACCACCAACACCATTGGTCCCCTGCTGATGGGCCAG GCATTTCTGCCCTTGCTGAAGaaggctgcccaggggagcccaggctcagggctgagctgcagcaaggcTGCCATCATCAACATATCCAGCACTGGTGGCTCCATTGGTGCTTTACTGACTTGGAATAGGATTCAAGCCACCTCGTACCGCTGCAGCAAG GCTGCTCTGAACATGCTGAGCAAGTGCCAGTCCCTGGCGTACAAGGAGCACGGCATCCTCTGCGTCGCTCTCCACCCTGGCTGGGTGCAAACAGATTTGGGCTCTGCTGTTGGAAAG ccccctgtGACAGTGGATGACAGCGTGCAAGGAATGCTGAAGgtcctctcctccctctctgaGAAGGACACAGGCACCTTCCTGGACTGGGAAGGCAAGGTCATACCCTGGTGA
- the LOC130258007 gene encoding C-factor-like, which produces MAELSVRSVLVTGANRGLGLGLVQHFLRMPKPPQWIFAGCRDPKGQRAQELQNLASKHPNIIIVPLEVANPTSIKAAAAKVGEHLGDSGLNLLINNAGILKANTLESETLEDMSEVYTTNTIGPLLMGQAFLPLLKKAAQGSSGSGLSCSKAAIVNMSSFCGSITSPFIWKQLQGMSYRCSKTALNMLSKCQSLAYKEHGILCVALHPGWVQTDMGHSAGHGPPLTVDESVQGMLKVLSSLSEKDTGAFLDWEGKVIPW; this is translated from the exons atggcagagctcagtgtcCGCTCCGTTCTGGTCACTGGGGCCAACCGAGGCCTCGGCCTGGGACTCGTCCAGCATTTCCTGAGGATGCCAAAACCACCACAGTGGATCTTTGCAGGCTGCCGGGACCCCAAAGGACAGagagcacag GAGTTACAGAATTTGGCCTCCAAGCACCCCAACATCATCATCGTCCCGCTCG AAGTCGCCAACCCCACCAGCAtcaaggcagctgcagccaaggTTGGGGAGCACCTGGGGGACTCTGGGCTCAACCTCCTCATCAACAATGCTGGAATTCTGAAAGCAAACACACTTGAATCTGAGACACTGGAGGACATGAGTGAGGTTTACACCACCAACACCATTGGTCCCCTGCTGATGGGCCAG GCGTTTCTGCCCTTGCTGAAGaaggctgcccaggggagctcaggctcagggctgagctgcagcaaggcTGCCATTGTCAACATGTCTAGCTTTTGTGGCTCCATCACTTCCCCTTTCATTTGGAAACAACTTCAGGGCATGTCATACCGCTGCAGCAAG ACTGCTCTGAACATGCTGAGCAAGTGCCAGTCCCTGGCGTACAAGGAGCACGGCATCCTCTGCGTCGCTCTCCACCCTGGCTGGGTGCAAACCGACATGGGCCACTCTGCCGGACACGGG ccacCTTTGACAGTGGATGAAAGCGTGCAAGGGATGCTGAAGgtcctctcctccctctctgaGAAGGACACTGGCGCATTTCTGGACTGGGAAGGGAAAGTCATACCCTGGTGA